In Oncorhynchus gorbuscha isolate QuinsamMale2020 ecotype Even-year unplaced genomic scaffold, OgorEven_v1.0 Un_scaffold_9769, whole genome shotgun sequence, the DNA window GTTCTCTGACACAGGGAGGAGCGGACAACACCAGGCCAGTACCCCTCAGCTGCACTGTTCTCTGACACAGAGGGAGGAAGCGGACATCAATAGACAACACCAGACCCAGTACCCACCTCCAGCTGCACTGTTCTCTGACACAGAGGGAGGAGCGGACAACACCAGACCCAGTACCCACCTCCAGCTGCACTGTTCTCTGACACAGAGGGAGGAGCGGACAACACCAGACCCAGTACCCACCTCCAGCTGCACTGTTCTCTGACACAGAGGGAGGAGCGGACATCAATAGACAACACCAGACCCAGTACCCACCTCCAGCTGCACTGTTCTCTGACACAGAGGGAGGAGCGGACATCAATAGACAACACCAGACCCAGTACCCACCTCCAGCTGCACTGTTCTCTGACACAGAGGGAGGAGCGGACATCAATAGACAACACCAGACCCAGTACCCACCTCCAGCTGCACTGTTCTCTGACACAGAGGGAGGAGCGGACATCAATAGACAACACCAGACCCAGTACCCACCTCCAGCTGCACTGTTCTCTGACACAGAGGGAGGAGCGGACATCAATAGACAACACCAGACCCAGTACCCACCTCCAGCTGCACTGTTCTCTGACACAGAGGGGGGAGCGGACATCACCGTGGTGTCCACCAGGGAAGGGGGAGCGATGGGGACCATGGCCGGGACCCCAGGTACGTAGTAGGGTGGATAGACAGCGATCTGGGGGGACGAAGCCCTGCTCCTCAACCCCTTTCCTGCCTCgtacactacatagagagagaacagagagatagaagacACAGAAAGtactggaggaggaacattcatcacttcaggtattccagactccacaggtaatactggaggaggaacattcatcacttcaggtattccagactccacaggtaatacttcaggaattccagactccacaggtaatacttcaggtattccacactccacaggtaatactggaggaggaacattcatcacttcaggtattccagactccacaggtaatactggaggaggaacattcatcacttcaggtattccagactccacaggtaatacttcaggaattccagactccacaggtaatacttcaggtattccacactccacaggtaatactggagatggaacattcatcacttcaggtattccacactccacaggtaatacttcaggaattccagactccacaggtaatacttcaggtattccagactccacaggtaatactggaggaggaacattcatcacttcaggtattccactccacaggtaatacttcaggtattccacactccacaggtaatactggaggaggaacattcatcacttcaggtattccactccacaggtaatacttcaggtattccacactccacaggtaatactggaggaggaacattcatcacttcaggtattccagactacacaggtaatactggagatggaacattcatcacttcaggtattccagactccacaggtaatactggagatggaacattcatcacttcaggtattccagactacacaggtaatactggagatggaacattcatcacttcaggtattccagactccacaggtaatactggagatggaacattcatcacttcaggtattccagactacacaggtaatactggagatggaacattcatcacttcaggtattccagactccacaggtaatactggagatggaacattcatcacttcaggtattccagactacacaggtaatactggagatGGAACATTCATCACAGGTATTTCCATTATAATACTTCTggtattccagactccacaggtaatactggagatggaacattcatcacttcaggtattccagactccacaggtaatactggaggaggaacattcatcacttcaggtattccagactacacaggtaatactggagatggaacattcatcacttcaggtattccagactccacaggtaatactggaggaggaacattcatcacttcaggtataATCCAGGTacactccacaggtaatactggagatGGAACATTCATCCTTCAGGTATTCCACACACTCACAGGTAATGCTGGAGgggaacattcatcacttcaggtattccacacTCACAGGTAATACTgaggaggaacattcatcacttcaggtattccagactccacaggtaatacttcaggtatactccacaggtaatactggagatggaacattcatcacttcaggtattccagactacacaggtaatactggaggaggaacattcatcacttcaggtattccagactaCACAGGTAATACTGAGGAGGAACAATACTTCAGGTATTCCacactccacaggtaatactggaggaggaacattcatcacAGGTTTCCAGACTACACAGGTAATATTCCAGACtacacaggtaatactggaggaggaacattcatcCTTCTCAGGTATTCCACACTCACATGTAATACTGGAGagaggaacattcatcacttcaggtattccagactccacaggtaatactggagatggaacattcatcacttcaggtattccacactccacaggtaatactggaggaggaacattcatcacttcaggtattccagactccacaggtaatactggaggaggaacatcatcacttcaggtattccagactacacaggtaatacttcaggtattccagactccacaggtaatactggaggaggaacattcatcacttcaggtattccagactccacaggtaatacttcaggtattccagactccacaggtaatactggagatggaacattcatcacttcaggtattccagactccacaggtaatactggaggagcaacattcatcacttcaggtattccagactacacaggtaatactggaggaggaacattcatcacttcaggtattccagactccacaggtaatactggaggaggaacattcatcacttcaggtattccagactccacaggtaatacttcaggtattccagactacacaggtaatactggagatggaacattcatcacttcaggtattccacacTCCACAGGTAATACAGGTATTCCAGGGAGGAgggaacattcatcacttcaggtattccagactacacaggtaatacttcaggtattccagactccacaggtaatactggaggaggaacattcatcacttcaggtattccagactccacaggtaatacttcaggtattccagactccacaggtaatactggagatggaacattcatcacttcaggtattccagactccacaggtaatactggaggaggaacattcatcacttcaggtattccagactacacaggtaatactggaggaggaacattcatcacttcaggtattccacactccacatgtaatactggaggaggaacattcatcacttcagatattccagactccacaggtaatacttcaggtattccagactccacaggtaatactggagatggaacattcatcacttcaggtattccacactccacaggtaatactggagatggaacattcatcacttcaggtattccacactccacaggtaatactggagatGGAACATTCATTACTTCAGGTGTTCCAGACtacacaggtaatactggaggaggaacattcatcacttcaggtattccacactccacaggtaatactggagatggaacattcatcacttcaaGTATTCCACACTcacaggtaatactggagatggaacattcatcacttcaggtattccacacTCCACAGGTAGTACTGGAGGGAGGAACattcacttcaggtattccacactccacaggtaatactggagatggaacattcatcacttcaggtattccacactccacaggtaaatggaggaggaacattcatcacttcaggtattccacacTCCACAGAGTAATACTGGAGatggaacattcatcacttcaggtattccacactccacaggtaatactgggagaggaacattcatcacttcaggtattccacacTCCTGAGTAATACTGGAGatggaacattcatcacttcaggtattccacactccacaggtaatggaggaggaacattcatcacttcaggtattccactccacaggtaatactggagatggaacattcatcacttcaggtattccacactccacaggtatactggaggaggaacattcatcacttcaggtattccacacTCCACAGGCAATACTGGAGatggaacattcatcacttcaggtattccacactccacaggtaatactggaggggaacattcatcacttcaggtattccagactccacaggtaatactggaggaggaacattcatcacttcaggtattccacacCCACAGGTAATACTgaggaggaacattcatcacttccAGGTATTCCACACtacacaggtaatactggaggaggaacattGTCACTTCAGGCAGACTACACAGGTaatacttcaggtattccagactccacaggtaatactggaggaggaacattcatcacttcaggtattccagacctacacaggtaatactggaggaggaacattcatcacttcaggtattccaccTCCACatgtaatactggaggaggaacattcatcacttcaggtattccagactccacaggtaatactggagatggaacattcatcacttcaggtgttcccacactcacacaggtaatact includes these proteins:
- the LOC124030186 gene encoding immunoglobulin-like domain-containing receptor 2; amino-acid sequence: MNVPPPVLSVSSISLFSLYVVYEAGKGLRSRASSPQIAVYPPYYVPGVPAMVPIAPPSLVDTTVMSAPPSVSENSAAGVRPVYRLQSTLDQSSLGQDSLKVLQHVEKQLALFHPAKSQSHNCKPDRQTDSIHPILYSV